Proteins found in one Triticum urartu cultivar G1812 chromosome 4, Tu2.1, whole genome shotgun sequence genomic segment:
- the LOC125550664 gene encoding serine/threonine-protein kinase SAPK10, translating to MDRAALTVGPGMDMPIMHDGDRYELVKDIGSGNFGVARLMRNRADGQLVAVKYIERGEKIDENVQREIINHRSLRHPNIIRFKEVILTPTHLAIVMEYASGGELFERICNAGRFSEDEARFFFQQLLSGVSYCHSMQVCHRDLKLENTLLDGSTAPRLKICDFGYSKSSVLHSQPKSTVGTPAYIAPEVLLKKEYDGKIADVWSCGVTLYVMLVGAYPFEDPDEPKNFRKTIQRILSVQYSIPDYVHISSECRDLIAKIFVGNPATRITIPEIRNHPWFLKNLPADLVDDSTMSSQYEEPEQPMQSMDEIMQILAEATIPAAGSRINQFLNDGLDLDDDMDDLDSDADLDVESSGEIVYAM from the exons ATGGACCGGGCGGCGCTGACGGTGGGGCCGGGCATGGACATGCCCATAATGCACGACGGCGACCGCTACGAGCTCGTCAAGGACATCGGCTCCGGCAACTTCGGCGTCGCGCGCCTCATGCGCAACCGCGCCGACGGCCAGCTCGTCGCCGTCAAGTACATCGAGCGAGGGGAGAAG ATTGACGAGAACGTGCAGCGGGAGATCATCAACCACCGGTCGCTGCGCCACCCCAACATCATCCGCTTCAAGGAGGTCATCCTCACGCCCACGCACCTCGCCATCGTCATGGAGTACGCCTCCGGCGGGGAGCTCTTCGAGCGCATCTGCAACGCCGGCAGGTTCAGCGAGGACGAG GCGCGTTTCTTCTTCCAGCAGCTGCTCTCAGGAGTCAGCTACTGCCACTCCATG CAAGTATGCCATCGTGACTTGAAGCTGGAGAACACGCTGCTGGACGGGAGCACGGCTCCTCGCCTCAAGATATGCGACTTTGGCTATTCCAAG TCATCGGTTCTTCATTCGCAACCAAAATCTACGGTTGGAACACCGGCGTACATTGCTCCGGAGGTTCTTCTCAAGAAGGAATATGATGGAAAG ATTGCGGATGTGTGGTCCTGTGGAGTGACGCTCTATGTTATGCTAGTTGGTGCATATCCCTTTGAGGATCCTGATGAGCCCAAGAATTTTAGGAAGACAATTCAG AGGATATTGAGTGTGCAGTACTCGATTCCAGATTACGTGCACATATCTTCCGAGTGTCGAGATCTTATCGCCAAGATTTTCGTTGGCAACCCAGCTACC AGAATCACAATCCCTGAGATAAGAAACCATCCGTGGTTCTTGAAGAACCTCCCAGCTGACCTGGTGGACGACAGCACCATGAGCAGCCAGTATGAGGAGCCTGAACAGCCGATGCAGAGCATGGACGAGATCATGCAGATCCTGGCGGAGGCCACCATCCCGGCGGCTGGTTCTCGGATCAACCAGTTCCTGAACGACGGTCTCGACCTTGACGACGACATGGACGACCTTGATTCAGACGCCGACCTCGACGTCGAAAGCAGCGGGGAGATAGTGTATGCTATGTGA
- the LOC125550663 gene encoding serpin-ZX — MATTDIRLSIGHQTRFALRLASAISSPSHAKGSAGNAAFSPLSLHVALSLVAAGAGGATREQLAAALGSAEKGGSEDLHALAEQVVQVVLADASGAGGPRVAFANGVFVDASLKLKPSFKDLAVGKYKAETQSVDFQTKAAEVAGQVNSWVEKITTGLIKEILPAGSVDNTTRLVLGNALYFKGAWTEKFDASKTKDEKFHLLDGSSVQTPFMSSTKKQYISCSDSLKVLKLPYQQGEDKRQFSMYILLPEAQDGLWNLANKLSTEPEFLENHIPMQKVPVGQFKLPKFKISFGFEASDMLKGLGLQLPFSAEADLSEMVDSSAGLYVSSVFHKSFVEVNEEGTEAAAATASVVTLRSLPVEPVKVDFVADHPFLFLIREDLTGVVLFVGHVFNPLVSP; from the exons ATGGCGACCACCGACATCCGCCTCTCCATCGGGCACCAGACCCGCTTCGCCCTCCGCCTAGCCTCCGCCATCTCCTCGCCCTCCCACGCCAAGGGCTCCGCCGGCAACGCCGCCTTCTCCCCGCTCTCGCTCCACGTCGCGCTTAGCCTCGTCGCGGCCGGCGCCGGCGGCGCCACCCGCGAACAGCTCGCCGCCGCGCTCGGGTCCGCGGAGAAAGGCGGGTCCGAGGACCTCCACGCGCTCGCCGAGCAGGTGGTTCAGGTCGTGCTCGCCGACGCGTCGGGCGCCGGCGGCCCGCGGGTCGCCTTCGCCAACGGCGTCTTCGTCGACGCGTCGCTCAAGCTCAAGCCTTCCTTCAAGGATCTCGCCGTGGGCAAGTACAAGGCCGAGACGCAGTCCGTGGACTTCCAAACTAAG GCTGCTGAAGTTGCTGGTCAGGTGAACTCCTGGGTAGAGAAAATCACAACAGGTCTCATCAAAGAGATCCTCCCTGCAGGGTCTGTTGACAATACCACTAGACTGGTTCTTGGTAATGCCCTTTATTTCAAAGGAGCCTGGACTGAGAAGTTTGACGCGTCCAAGACAAAAGATGAGAAGTTCCACCTCCTTGATGGGAGCTCAGTTCAAACACCATTCATGTCCAGTACAAAGAAGCAATACATTTCGTGTTCTGACAGCTTGAAGGTACTGAAGCTTCCTTACCAGCAAGGCGAGGACAAGAGGCAGTTCTCCATGTACATTCTTCTTCCAGAAGCACAGGATGGTCTCTGGAACTTGGCCAACAAGTTGAGCACCGAACCAGAGTTCTTGGAGAACCATATCCCAATGCAGAAGGTTCCTGTCGGGCAGTTCAAGCTTCCGAAGTTCAAGATATCATTTGGATTTGAAGCGTCTGATATGCTCAAAGGTTTGGGTCTCCAGCTGCCGTTCAGCGCAGAGGCTGATCTTTCGGAGATGGTGGATTCATCGGCGGGCTTATACGTCTCGTCCGTTTTCCACAAGTCGTTTGTCGAGGTGAACGAAGAAGGCACCGAGGCTGCCGCGGCAACTGCTTCTGTGGTCACACTTAGGTCACTGCCAGTAGAGCCCGTGAAGGTGGATTTCGTCGCggatcaccctttcctcttcctTATCCGAGAAGACCTCACAGGCGTGGTGCTATTCGTCGGTCATGTGTTCAATCCCTTGGTGTCTCCATGA
- the LOC125550662 gene encoding protein tas-like — protein MQQMALSAFVTTPSSSYSNNLPGLTARRSQRWHARRLRSKVRAQAQQELQYKKLGDSDLLISEITLGTMTFGEQNTEKEAHDMLSYSFDQGINILDTAEMYPVPTKKETQGRTDLYIGRWMQSKPRDKVILATKVSGYSERSTYLRDNAEVVRVDAANIKESVEKSLSRLSTDYIDLLQIHWPDRYVPIFGEFSYNSTKWRPSVPFEDQLKAFQELIDEGKVRYIGVSNESSYGVMEFVQAAKLQGLPKIVSIQNSYSLIVRCRFEVDLVEVCHPNNCNVGLLAYSPLAGGVLSGKYLDANSAGAKRSRLNLFPGYMERYNASLAKEATDEYVKLAKKHGLTPVQLALGFVRDRPFTASTIIGATTMDQLKENIDAFTSAPRPLPPQVFDDIEILFKKYKDPAIL, from the exons ATGCAACAAATGGCGCTATCTGCGTTCGTCACGACCCCCTCCTCGTCATATAGCAATAACTTACCGGGGTTGACTGCCCGCCGGTCTCAAAGATGGCACGCGAGACGCCTGCGCAGCAAGGTTCGAGCGCAGGCACAACAAGAGTTGCAGTATAAGAAGCTTGGAGATTCAGACCTTCTTATCAGCGAGATTACTCTTGGAACA ATGACTTTTGGGGAGCAAAACACAGAGAAGGAAGCACATGATATGCTTTCTTATTCTTTTGATCAGGGCATCAATATCCTGGACACTGCAGAAATG TATCCAGTTCCAACAAAGAAGGAAACTCAAGGGCGGACTGATCTATATATAGGCAGGTGGATGCAATCCAAGCCACGAGACAAG GTGATTCTAGCCACCAAAGTTTCTGGTTATTCAGAGCGATCTACTTATCTTCGGGATAATGCAGAGGTGGTACGTGTCGATGCCGCCAATATCAAGGAAAGTGTTGAAAAGAGTCTTTCACGTTTATCTACAGACTACATTGATTTGCTTCAGATACACTG GCCCGATAGGTATGTGCCAATATTTGGCGAATTCAGTTATAATTCAACCAAATGGAGGCCAAGCGTTCCATTTGAGGATCAATTGAAAGCTTTCCAGGAGCTAATTGATGAAGGAAAG GTACGCTATATCGGTGTTTCCAATGAAAGCTCATATGGAGTAATGGAGTTTGTACAGGCTGCCAAACTTCAAGGACTTCCAAAGATTGTGAGCATCCAGAACAGTTATAGTCTAATTGTGAGATGCCGCTTTGAAG TTGATCTTGTTGAGGTCTGCCACCCAAATAACTGCAATGTGGGGCTGCTTGCCTACTCCCCACTGGCGGGTGGCGTTCTCAGCGGAAAGTATCTTGATGCTAACTCTGCTGGTGCAAAGAGGAGCAGGCTGAATCTCTTCCCGGGATACATGGAGCGCTACAACGCGTCTTTGGCTAAA GAAGCAACGGACGAGTATGTCAAGCTTGCCAAGAAGCATGGGCTAACACCGGTCCAGCTTGCCCTCGGCTTTGTGCGTGACCGCCCTTTCACAGCTAGCACCATCATAGGAGCGACCACCATGGATCAGCTAAAGGAGAACATCGATGCATTTACCAGCGCTCCGCGGCCTCTGCCACCGCAAGTCTTCGATgacattgagattcttttcaagAAATACAAAGATCCAGCAATCCTCTAG
- the LOC125553540 gene encoding uncharacterized protein LOC125553540, with translation MAQRISSTPCDASGCEATEEAPLLDVEKGAPEERGTASPADDGGVETSGCRRFFQEFLAVVWLCMVNQMRIAYNAYGDTETRPFMVLLMVMLALTVANVFHLVSTQPAYPPAQSTSVLH, from the exons ATGGCACAGCGGATCTCCTCGACGCCGTGCGACGCGTCCGGCTGCGAGGCGACGGAGGAGGCGCCGCTGCTGGACGTCGAGAAGGGCGCACCCGAAGAACGCGGCACGGCGTCGCCGGCGGACGATGGGGGCGTGGAAACATCCGGCTGCCGGCGCTTTTTCCAG GAGTTCTTGGCCGTTGTGTGGCTGTGCATGGTGAATCAGATGAGGATAGCCTATAACGCCTACGGTGACACCGAAACGAGACCGTTCATGGTGCTTCTGATGGTAATGCTCGCCTTGACTGTCGCCAACGTGTTTCACTTGGTCAGCACGCAGCCTGCGTACCCTCCGGCACAATCTACCTCCGTGCTTCACTGA